A region of Sulfurimonas sp. DNA encodes the following proteins:
- a CDS encoding 3'-5' exonuclease, with protein MFAKIKQHFNRKNLTNEDYSFLFDEAPEDEYVVYDTETTGLNPKVDEILSIGALKIRGDKIITSEKFELFVQPTNLISEESIKIHQIRNIDLQNGSKPDEALDKFLHFVGSRPLIGYYLEFDVAMINKYLKPYLGITLPQKQIEVSSMYYDLKTKFIPNANIDLRFDTIMKDLGLPIFGKHDATNDAIMTAMIYLKLKNIDRI; from the coding sequence ATGTTTGCAAAAATAAAACAACATTTCAATAGAAAGAATTTAACAAATGAAGATTACTCATTTTTATTTGATGAGGCACCAGAAGATGAATATGTTGTATATGATACTGAAACAACAGGCTTAAATCCAAAAGTTGATGAAATATTATCTATTGGAGCTTTGAAAATTCGTGGGGATAAAATTATTACCTCTGAGAAGTTTGAATTATTTGTTCAACCAACAAATCTTATTAGTGAAGAGAGTATTAAAATTCATCAAATAAGAAATATAGATTTGCAAAATGGAAGTAAACCTGATGAAGCTTTAGATAAATTTTTACACTTTGTTGGCTCTCGCCCTCTAATTGGGTACTATCTTGAGTTTGATGTTGCAATGATAAATAAATATTTAAAGCCATACCTTGGGATAACACTGCCACAAAAACAGATAGAAGTTTCTAGTATGTACTATGATTTAAAAACAAAATTTATACCAAATGCAAATATAGATCTTAGATTTGATACAATTATGAAAGATTTAGGATTACCTATATTTGGAAAACATGACGCAACCAACGATGCTATCATGACGGCTATGATTTACCTGAAATTAAAAAACATAGATAGAATTTAA
- a CDS encoding putative nucleotidyltransferase substrate binding domain-containing protein, which produces MSLHDQEAFLKSIHPFELLTHKELTRAVNSMDIAYYKKDQVLISPNHISEFLYLIIKGEVGEYHKDELIKVYHNSNTFDADSLIYDKTEDTFTVLEELICFEMKKEDFKSLLDSNDAFKEFYISDLANKIQSAKQKEYTTQMSGFMIARIVDSYLHAPCIVNADTPIMEALHKMEEIKTNCILVKDSDGCGIVTDSILRKHILYNDYDKNGPIGPIALRPIITLEHDDFLFNALLAFTKNSIKRIIITKDGEILGVLEQLDLLSYFANHTYLVAVQIKKATSIEELKLASHDFINIIKKLHDKGTKVEYISKLIAELNEKVYEKLYEMIVPDELATNACLIVMGSEGRKEQMLKTDQDNALIIKNGVDVAQYEKCMKEFTKTLIEFGFPECEGNIMVSNEYWRKSFDDFKNEILRWLEAPNKDDYMNLAIFFDSIAVAGDVKLLDELKDIIYENVKDKDVFLANFAKAALLFETPIGMFTKLISTNDQIDMKKGGIFPIVQGIRSLALEEGIRETNTNNRIRLLAKANVLDKEFANIVEEAFDTLLNLRLKERLKAIGHEEDANNFIDVQNLNDMEADLLKDSFKIVNKFKNFLSHHFKISMVG; this is translated from the coding sequence ATGAGTTTACACGATCAAGAAGCATTTTTAAAATCTATTCACCCTTTTGAACTACTTACACACAAAGAGCTTACAAGAGCCGTCAATTCTATGGATATTGCTTATTATAAAAAAGATCAAGTTTTAATTTCCCCAAATCATATTTCAGAATTTTTATATTTAATTATTAAAGGTGAAGTTGGTGAGTATCATAAAGATGAGCTTATTAAGGTCTATCACAACTCCAATACCTTCGATGCCGATTCACTTATATACGATAAGACGGAGGATACTTTCACTGTTTTAGAAGAGCTTATATGTTTTGAAATGAAAAAAGAAGATTTTAAATCTTTACTAGACTCAAACGATGCTTTTAAAGAATTTTATATTAGTGATTTAGCAAATAAAATTCAATCTGCAAAACAAAAAGAATATACAACACAAATGTCAGGGTTTATGATAGCTCGCATTGTTGATTCATATCTACATGCTCCTTGTATTGTTAATGCTGATACACCTATTATGGAAGCCTTACATAAAATGGAAGAAATCAAGACAAATTGTATCTTGGTCAAAGATAGCGATGGCTGTGGAATAGTTACAGATAGCATCCTTAGAAAACATATTTTATATAATGATTATGATAAGAATGGACCTATTGGACCAATTGCTCTAAGACCTATTATTACTTTAGAACATGATGACTTTTTGTTTAATGCTCTGCTAGCATTTACTAAAAACTCTATAAAAAGAATTATAATTACAAAAGATGGAGAAATTCTAGGTGTATTAGAGCAACTTGATTTACTTAGCTACTTTGCAAATCACACATATCTTGTAGCTGTTCAAATTAAAAAAGCAACTTCTATTGAAGAGTTGAAACTTGCAAGTCATGATTTTATAAATATAATAAAAAAACTTCATGATAAAGGAACTAAAGTTGAGTATATCTCAAAACTTATTGCTGAGTTAAATGAGAAAGTATACGAAAAACTATATGAAATGATTGTTCCTGATGAACTTGCTACAAATGCTTGTCTAATCGTTATGGGAAGTGAAGGCAGAAAAGAGCAGATGCTAAAAACTGACCAAGATAATGCTCTTATCATTAAAAATGGTGTTGATGTTGCCCAGTACGAAAAGTGTATGAAAGAATTTACTAAAACTCTCATAGAATTTGGATTCCCTGAATGTGAGGGAAATATTATGGTTTCAAATGAGTATTGGAGAAAAAGCTTCGATGATTTTAAAAATGAAATACTAAGATGGCTAGAAGCACCAAACAAAGATGACTACATGAATTTAGCTATCTTTTTTGATTCTATTGCTGTTGCTGGAGATGTTAAACTGCTTGATGAACTTAAAGACATCATATATGAAAATGTAAAAGATAAAGATGTTTTTTTAGCAAACTTTGCAAAAGCAGCACTTTTATTTGAAACACCTATTGGTATGTTTACAAAACTCATCTCAACAAATGATCAAATAGATATGAAAAAAGGTGGTATCTTCCCAATTGTTCAGGGAATAAGAAGCTTGGCACTAGAAGAAGGCATAAGAGAAACAAACACGAACAATAGAATAAGGCTCTTAGCTAAAGCAAATGTATTGGATAAAGAATTTGCTAATATAGTAGAAGAAGCCTTTGATACTCTACTAAATCTTAGACTCAAAGAGAGACTAAAAGCAATCGGGCATGAAGAAGATGCAAATAACTTCATAGATGTGCAAAATCTAAATGACATGGAAGCAGACTTATTAAAAGATAGTTTTAAAATTGTCAATAAATTTAAAAACTTTTTATCTCATCATTTCAAAATAAGTATGGTTGGATAA
- a CDS encoding DmsC/YnfH family molybdoenzyme membrane anchor subunit encodes MQTPLESFIYHKADTGMQCGNYSIDIPKLQKGEQYRFHFDATACIGCRCCEVACNEQNNNPADTKWRRVGEMEGGEFPSFTQLFNSMSCNHCIDPECLKGCPTSSYIKIEETGIVVHKDETCIGCQYCTWNCPYGVPTFHEERKIVTKCHMCHERLNVGQTPACVQACPSGAIEIEVVNVKKWLDEDMLKEANMPFLPDANITKSTTRYTLPKDLPTLKQMDEYILKPAHSELPLVFMTVLTQISLGGFFALFLGDMLSLFGFTQPNFIMALVVMLPSALGLPLSALHLGRPFLALTAMKNIKTSWLSREELALGVFTALMNIIVILYLLDISQSVRLFVEFITLVIGIFGIYAQSMIYRIKARPSWNRITTNLKFFGVSYIGMFLLAFVALILDFTSVALPLISLGMLGVVAQIFFSYEDLRTLKSIKENKYQLLRTARLYDENFKKIINFRFVCLVISGFFLPLIINVLLSSSIFSGLSVVLGISIILMILSELSDRFLFYTTVVPLGMAGGFFVGKQR; translated from the coding sequence AGAGAGTTTTATATATCATAAAGCTGACACAGGTATGCAGTGTGGAAATTATAGTATTGATATTCCTAAACTCCAAAAAGGTGAGCAATATAGGTTTCATTTCGATGCAACTGCTTGTATTGGCTGTAGATGTTGTGAAGTCGCTTGTAATGAGCAAAATAATAATCCAGCAGATACAAAGTGGAGAAGAGTTGGAGAGATGGAAGGAGGAGAATTCCCTTCCTTTACTCAACTTTTTAACTCAATGAGCTGTAACCATTGTATAGATCCAGAATGTTTAAAAGGCTGTCCTACTTCTTCGTATATTAAGATAGAAGAGACAGGTATTGTTGTTCATAAAGATGAGACTTGTATTGGTTGCCAATACTGTACTTGGAATTGTCCTTATGGTGTTCCAACATTTCATGAAGAGAGAAAAATTGTTACTAAATGTCATATGTGTCATGAGCGTTTAAATGTTGGACAAACTCCTGCCTGTGTACAAGCTTGTCCATCTGGAGCGATAGAAATAGAAGTTGTGAATGTAAAAAAATGGCTAGATGAAGATATGCTTAAAGAGGCGAATATGCCATTCTTACCAGATGCTAATATTACTAAATCAACAACTAGGTATACACTACCAAAAGATTTACCAACTTTAAAACAGATGGATGAGTATATCCTTAAACCTGCTCATTCTGAACTCCCTTTGGTTTTTATGACAGTTTTAACTCAAATATCTCTTGGTGGATTTTTTGCTTTATTTTTAGGTGATATGTTAAGTCTTTTTGGATTTACACAGCCTAATTTTATTATGGCTCTTGTAGTTATGCTTCCCTCAGCCCTTGGTCTCCCTTTATCTGCTCTGCATCTTGGTCGTCCTTTTTTAGCACTAACAGCAATGAAAAATATAAAAACATCATGGTTATCTCGTGAGGAATTAGCTCTTGGAGTTTTTACAGCATTAATGAATATTATTGTAATTTTATATTTATTAGATATTTCACAAAGTGTGCGACTCTTTGTAGAGTTTATAACTTTAGTTATTGGAATCTTTGGCATTTATGCTCAGAGTATGATTTATCGCATTAAAGCACGACCATCTTGGAATAGAATAACAACAAATTTGAAGTTTTTTGGTGTTAGTTATATTGGAATGTTTTTACTTGCTTTTGTCGCTTTAATTCTTGATTTTACTTCTGTTGCTCTTCCTTTAATATCTTTAGGAATGCTTGGCGTGGTTGCACAAATATTTTTTAGTTATGAAGATTTAAGAACATTAAAAAGTATCAAAGAAAATAAGTATCAGCTTTTAAGAACAGCAAGATTGTATGATGAAAATTTTAAAAAGATTATCAACTTTCGCTTTGTTTGTTTAGTTATTTCAGGTTTCTTTCTTCCTTTAATAATAAATGTACTTTTAAGTTCGTCAATATTTTCAGGGCTTAGTGTTGTATTAGGAATAAGTATTATTCTGATGATACTAAGTGAACTTAGTGATAGATTTTTATTTTATACAACTGTTGTTCCATTAGGAATGGCTGGAGGATTTTTTGTAGGAAAACAGAGGTAA